The Arachis hypogaea cultivar Tifrunner chromosome 16, arahy.Tifrunner.gnm2.J5K5, whole genome shotgun sequence genome contains a region encoding:
- the LOC112758224 gene encoding uncharacterized protein isoform X2, whose protein sequence is MHRVGSAGNTNSSSRPRKEKRLTYVLNDSVDTRHCAGINCLAVHKSAVSDGSDILFTGSRDGRLKRWALAEDAATCSATFESHVDWVNDAVLVGDNTLVSCSSDTTLKTWNAFSNATCTRTLRQHTDYVTCLAAAGKNSNIVASGGLGGEVFIWDIEAALAPVSKSNDAMVDDSSNGINGPGNSLPLANIRTISSSNNISMHTTHTQGYVPIAAKGHKESVYALAMNEGGTLLVSGGTEKVVRVWDSRSGSKALKLKGHTDNIRALLLDSSGRFIDNISIFSDRLWDIGQQRCVHSYAVHTDSVWALASTPTFSHVYSGGRDFSLYLTDLQTRESSLLCTGEHPILQVALHDNNIWIASTDSSVHRWPVEGRNPQNILQRGNSFLAGNLSFSRARVSLEGSTPVPVYKEPNLTIPGTPGIVQHEVLNNKRHVLTKDTSGSVKLWEITRGVVIEDYGKVSFEEKKEELFEMVSIPAWFTVDTRLGSLSVHLDTPQCFSAEMYSVDLNIAGKPEDDKVNLARETLKGLLVHWLIKRKQRMGSSAPANGELLSGKDIATRSHTHSRIEVDSSSENDAMVYPPFEFSVVSPPSIITEGTQGGPWRKKITDLDGTEDEKDFPWWCLDCVLHNRLPPRENTKCSFYLHPCEGSSVQILTQGKLSAPRILRIHKVINYVIEKMVLDKPLDSLNTDGSFAPGLAGPQLQHQVVGDGSFRSGFKPWQKLRPSIEILCNNQVLSPEMSLATVRAYIWKKSDDLVLNYRVVQGR, encoded by the exons ATGCACCGTGTGGGTAGTGCGGGGAACACAAACAGTTCTTCTCGCCCTCGTAAGGAGAAGAGATTAACATATGTGTTGAATGATTCTGTTGACACAAGG CATTGTGCAGGCATAAATTGTTTGGCTGTACATAAATCTGCAGTATCTGATGGGTCTGATATTCTCTTTACTGGGAGCCGTGATGGCAGGCTAAAACGATGGGCATTAGCTGAGGATGCAGCAACATGCTCAGCTACCTTTGAATCTCATGTGGATTGG GTTAATGATGCTGTTCTTGTTGGTGATAATACACTTGTTTCTTGTTCTTCAGACACGACGCTGAAG ACATGGAATGCATTTTCCAATGCAACGTGTACTAGAACACTGCGCCAACACACTGACTATGTTACTTGCCTTGCTGCTGCAGGGAAAAAT AGCAATATTGTTGCCTCTGGTGGCCTTGGTGGGGAGGTTTTTATATGGGACATTGAAGCTGCGCTTGCTCCAGTTTCCAAGAGCAATGATGCTATGGTTGATGATTCTTCAAATGGTATCAATGGCCCTGGCAATTCACTACCATTGGCTAACATACGGACCATCAGCTCAAGCAACAACATATCCATGCACACTACTCATACTCAGGGTTATGTTCCAATTGCTGCCAAAGGCCACAAGGAGTCTGTTTATGCATTGGCAATGAATGAAGGTGGAACACTTCTGGTTTCTGGTGGCACAGAAAAG GTTGTGCGTGTTTGGGACTCGAGATCTGGATCAAAGGCTCTGAAGCTAAAAGGGCATACAGATAACATCAGGGCTTTGCTCCTGGATTCCAGTGGCAGGTTTATTGA TAATATCTCCATCTTTTCTGATAGGCTTTGGGATATAGGCCAGCAAAGATGTGTTCATTCTTATGCAGTTCACACAGATTCTGTTTGGGCACTTGCCAGCACCCCAACGTTTAGTCATGTCTATAGTGGTGGGAGAGATTTTTCA CTATACTTAACAGACCTGCAAACAAGAGAAAGTAGTTTGCTTTGCACAGGGGAACATCCTATTCTTCAAGTGGCGTTGCATGATAATAATATATGGATTGCATCAACAGATTCTTCAGTTCACAGGTGGCCTGTTGAAGGACGCAATCCCCAAAATATTTTGCAACGAGGCAATTCATTTTTAGCTGGAAACTTGTCCTTTTCAAGAGCAAGGGTGTCACTAGAGGGATCTACACCT GTTCCTGTTTATAAAGAGCCCAACTTAACCATCCCTGGCACCCCTGGAATAGTGCAACATGAAGTTTTAAATAATAAGAGGCATGTTCTGACAAAG GATACTTCTGGATCAGTCAAACTATGGGAGATTACTAGAGGTGTTGTGATTGAAGATTATGGGAAG GTTTCATTTGAGGAAAAAAAGGAAGAGCTATTTGAGATG GTTAGCATTCCCGCATGGTTCACTGTGGATACTAGGCTTGGAAGTTTGTCTGTACATTTAGATACACCCCAGTGCTTTTCTGCAGAGATGTATTCAGTTGATCTTAACATTGCAGGGAAGCCTGAAGATGATAAG GTTAATTTGGCTCGAGAAACTCTTAAAGGGCTCCTGGTTCATTGGTTGATAAAACGGAAGCAAAGAATGGGTTCCTCGGCTCCAGCGAATGGGGAATTATTATCTGGAAAGGATATTGCTACTAGAAGTCATACCCATTCAAGAATTGAAGTTGATAGTAGTTCTGAGAATGATGCTATGGTTTATCCTCCTTTTGAATTCTCAGTTGTTTCACCTCCATCCATTATTACAGAGGGCACACAAGGAGGTCCATGGAGAAAAAAAATCACGGATTTGGATGGAACTGAAGATGAGAAAGACTTCCCATGGTGGTGTTTGGATTGTGTTTTGCATAACCGGTTACCTCCCAGAGAAAATACTAA GTGTAGCTTCTATTTGCATCCATGTGAAGGTTCTTCAGTCCAGATCCTCACACAAGGGAAGCTAAGTGCTCCACGTATATTAAGAATTCACAAA GTTATTAATTACGTTATAGAAAAGATGGTCCTCGACAAACCTTTAGATAGCTTAAATACCGATGGTAGTTTTGCCCCTGGACTTGCTGGGCCACAATTGCAGCATCAAGTAGTTGGGGATGGATCTTTTCGATCTGGATTTAAGCCTTGGCAGAAGCTTAGACCTTCTATTGAAATATTGTGCAACAATCAG GTGCTGTCTCCTGAAATGAGCTTAGCTACTGTGAGAGCTTATATATGGAAGAAATCAGATGACCTGGTCTTAAATTACAGAGTGGTCCAAGGCAGGTGA
- the LOC112758224 gene encoding uncharacterized protein isoform X1, with protein MHRVGSAGNTNSSSRPRKEKRLTYVLNDSVDTRHCAGINCLAVHKSAVSDGSDILFTGSRDGRLKRWALAEDAATCSATFESHVDWVNDAVLVGDNTLVSCSSDTTLKTWNAFSNATCTRTLRQHTDYVTCLAAAGKNSNIVASGGLGGEVFIWDIEAALAPVSKSNDAMVDDSSNGINGPGNSLPLANIRTISSSNNISMHTTHTQGYVPIAAKGHKESVYALAMNEGGTLLVSGGTEKVVRVWDSRSGSKALKLKGHTDNIRALLLDSSGRYCLSGSSDSMIRLWDIGQQRCVHSYAVHTDSVWALASTPTFSHVYSGGRDFSLYLTDLQTRESSLLCTGEHPILQVALHDNNIWIASTDSSVHRWPVEGRNPQNILQRGNSFLAGNLSFSRARVSLEGSTPVPVYKEPNLTIPGTPGIVQHEVLNNKRHVLTKDTSGSVKLWEITRGVVIEDYGKVSFEEKKEELFEMVSIPAWFTVDTRLGSLSVHLDTPQCFSAEMYSVDLNIAGKPEDDKVNLARETLKGLLVHWLIKRKQRMGSSAPANGELLSGKDIATRSHTHSRIEVDSSSENDAMVYPPFEFSVVSPPSIITEGTQGGPWRKKITDLDGTEDEKDFPWWCLDCVLHNRLPPRENTKCSFYLHPCEGSSVQILTQGKLSAPRILRIHKVINYVIEKMVLDKPLDSLNTDGSFAPGLAGPQLQHQVVGDGSFRSGFKPWQKLRPSIEILCNNQVLSPEMSLATVRAYIWKKSDDLVLNYRVVQGR; from the exons ATGCACCGTGTGGGTAGTGCGGGGAACACAAACAGTTCTTCTCGCCCTCGTAAGGAGAAGAGATTAACATATGTGTTGAATGATTCTGTTGACACAAGG CATTGTGCAGGCATAAATTGTTTGGCTGTACATAAATCTGCAGTATCTGATGGGTCTGATATTCTCTTTACTGGGAGCCGTGATGGCAGGCTAAAACGATGGGCATTAGCTGAGGATGCAGCAACATGCTCAGCTACCTTTGAATCTCATGTGGATTGG GTTAATGATGCTGTTCTTGTTGGTGATAATACACTTGTTTCTTGTTCTTCAGACACGACGCTGAAG ACATGGAATGCATTTTCCAATGCAACGTGTACTAGAACACTGCGCCAACACACTGACTATGTTACTTGCCTTGCTGCTGCAGGGAAAAAT AGCAATATTGTTGCCTCTGGTGGCCTTGGTGGGGAGGTTTTTATATGGGACATTGAAGCTGCGCTTGCTCCAGTTTCCAAGAGCAATGATGCTATGGTTGATGATTCTTCAAATGGTATCAATGGCCCTGGCAATTCACTACCATTGGCTAACATACGGACCATCAGCTCAAGCAACAACATATCCATGCACACTACTCATACTCAGGGTTATGTTCCAATTGCTGCCAAAGGCCACAAGGAGTCTGTTTATGCATTGGCAATGAATGAAGGTGGAACACTTCTGGTTTCTGGTGGCACAGAAAAG GTTGTGCGTGTTTGGGACTCGAGATCTGGATCAAAGGCTCTGAAGCTAAAAGGGCATACAGATAACATCAGGGCTTTGCTCCTGGATTCCAGTGGCAG GTATTGTTTATCAGGATCTTCGGACTCTATGATAAG GCTTTGGGATATAGGCCAGCAAAGATGTGTTCATTCTTATGCAGTTCACACAGATTCTGTTTGGGCACTTGCCAGCACCCCAACGTTTAGTCATGTCTATAGTGGTGGGAGAGATTTTTCA CTATACTTAACAGACCTGCAAACAAGAGAAAGTAGTTTGCTTTGCACAGGGGAACATCCTATTCTTCAAGTGGCGTTGCATGATAATAATATATGGATTGCATCAACAGATTCTTCAGTTCACAGGTGGCCTGTTGAAGGACGCAATCCCCAAAATATTTTGCAACGAGGCAATTCATTTTTAGCTGGAAACTTGTCCTTTTCAAGAGCAAGGGTGTCACTAGAGGGATCTACACCT GTTCCTGTTTATAAAGAGCCCAACTTAACCATCCCTGGCACCCCTGGAATAGTGCAACATGAAGTTTTAAATAATAAGAGGCATGTTCTGACAAAG GATACTTCTGGATCAGTCAAACTATGGGAGATTACTAGAGGTGTTGTGATTGAAGATTATGGGAAG GTTTCATTTGAGGAAAAAAAGGAAGAGCTATTTGAGATG GTTAGCATTCCCGCATGGTTCACTGTGGATACTAGGCTTGGAAGTTTGTCTGTACATTTAGATACACCCCAGTGCTTTTCTGCAGAGATGTATTCAGTTGATCTTAACATTGCAGGGAAGCCTGAAGATGATAAG GTTAATTTGGCTCGAGAAACTCTTAAAGGGCTCCTGGTTCATTGGTTGATAAAACGGAAGCAAAGAATGGGTTCCTCGGCTCCAGCGAATGGGGAATTATTATCTGGAAAGGATATTGCTACTAGAAGTCATACCCATTCAAGAATTGAAGTTGATAGTAGTTCTGAGAATGATGCTATGGTTTATCCTCCTTTTGAATTCTCAGTTGTTTCACCTCCATCCATTATTACAGAGGGCACACAAGGAGGTCCATGGAGAAAAAAAATCACGGATTTGGATGGAACTGAAGATGAGAAAGACTTCCCATGGTGGTGTTTGGATTGTGTTTTGCATAACCGGTTACCTCCCAGAGAAAATACTAA GTGTAGCTTCTATTTGCATCCATGTGAAGGTTCTTCAGTCCAGATCCTCACACAAGGGAAGCTAAGTGCTCCACGTATATTAAGAATTCACAAA GTTATTAATTACGTTATAGAAAAGATGGTCCTCGACAAACCTTTAGATAGCTTAAATACCGATGGTAGTTTTGCCCCTGGACTTGCTGGGCCACAATTGCAGCATCAAGTAGTTGGGGATGGATCTTTTCGATCTGGATTTAAGCCTTGGCAGAAGCTTAGACCTTCTATTGAAATATTGTGCAACAATCAG GTGCTGTCTCCTGAAATGAGCTTAGCTACTGTGAGAGCTTATATATGGAAGAAATCAGATGACCTGGTCTTAAATTACAGAGTGGTCCAAGGCAGGTGA